A stretch of the Anaerolineae bacterium genome encodes the following:
- a CDS encoding VWA domain-containing protein: MSAGNSIIRFSISPEATLVPSRGDSRYVDFHLRADATRHPVTERDRQRLPLSLGLVLDRSGSMSGAKIETAKRAVLQVLARLNEHDRVSLVIFDDHIDVLQPSTAATDALKWHLSQQLARVHARGSTALHEGWLTGCHSIADDDPGRSLGRPARVFLLTDGLANVGQTDPETIASEAAQIHVRTGITTSTFGIGSDYDEGLLGPMAVAGGGQFHHLRHPDDILSTFAGELGALLHTVATGVSLEVEVGSGVDFEVVSAYWAERTSPTGGWRVTVGDLTAGEERHLVARLRLPPGSQRSAQRIRARVTWTSGGVAQQGSWQELAFTYASEQEAEREQRDRGVIHWAGLHESARARQRASYLNQQGDTNAAGDLLRKTSAMIAAMAADDAELTQAVRDLRDLSDRVSTPMSPDVAKEMSFVSQAFSRGQRDYRQPKRRPQGKPK; this comes from the coding sequence ATGTCCGCTGGTAACTCCATCATCAGGTTCAGCATCTCGCCCGAAGCCACGTTGGTTCCGTCACGTGGAGACAGCCGGTACGTAGACTTTCACCTCCGAGCCGACGCCACTCGTCACCCCGTCACGGAGCGCGATCGGCAGCGCCTGCCCTTGAGCCTAGGCCTGGTGCTCGATCGCAGCGGGTCCATGTCGGGCGCAAAGATCGAAACGGCCAAGCGGGCGGTCCTGCAGGTCCTCGCCAGGCTCAATGAGCACGACCGAGTGTCACTGGTCATATTCGACGATCACATTGACGTCCTCCAGCCATCTACTGCTGCGACCGACGCCCTCAAGTGGCACTTGAGCCAGCAACTGGCCAGAGTCCATGCCCGGGGCTCAACCGCCCTGCACGAGGGCTGGCTCACCGGTTGTCACTCCATCGCCGATGATGATCCGGGGCGATCACTCGGCCGGCCTGCCCGCGTCTTCCTCCTCACTGATGGGCTCGCCAATGTGGGACAGACAGATCCTGAGACCATCGCCTCCGAAGCCGCCCAGATTCACGTCCGAACTGGCATCACCACCAGCACTTTCGGCATTGGCTCTGACTACGATGAGGGTCTACTCGGACCCATGGCGGTGGCCGGTGGTGGGCAGTTCCACCACTTGCGGCACCCCGACGACATCCTGTCCACATTCGCCGGCGAACTGGGCGCTCTGCTGCACACCGTCGCCACCGGCGTCAGCCTCGAGGTTGAGGTTGGATCTGGGGTCGACTTCGAGGTCGTGAGCGCCTACTGGGCCGAACGGACCTCTCCCACAGGGGGCTGGAGGGTGACCGTAGGAGACTTGACCGCGGGGGAGGAGCGCCACCTCGTGGCGAGGCTCCGCTTGCCGCCCGGAAGCCAGCGAAGTGCCCAGCGCATCCGCGCCCGTGTCACCTGGACCTCAGGCGGGGTCGCCCAGCAGGGTAGCTGGCAGGAGCTGGCTTTCACCTACGCTTCCGAGCAGGAGGCCGAGAGGGAGCAGCGAGACAGAGGAGTCATCCACTGGGCTGGGTTGCACGAGAGCGCCCGGGCTCGTCAGAGGGCAAGCTACCTCAACCAGCAGGGCGACACCAACGCGGCCGGCGACCTGCTCAGGAAGACCAGCGCCATGATCGCGGCCATGGCTGCCGATGATGCGGAACTCACGCAGGCAGTGCGCGACTTACGTGACCTGTCGGATAGGGTGAGCACCCCGATGTCTCCTGATGTCGCCAAGGAGATGTCGTTTGTGAGCCAGGCTTTCAGCCGTGGCCAACGCGACTACCGCCAGCCGAAGCGCCGGCCCCAGGGCAAACCCAAGTGA
- a CDS encoding MerR family transcriptional regulator, with translation MTIEELAQRAGVPVRTVRYYIAEGIIPGAESRGKAAAYGQEHLVKLLLARKLAERRVLLADIKDQLCHLTLEEAQALLESEEQQERALRPSGAASPREFISYLLARARGGEGGEQALGEGQVGHPLSQRAVKPLARTTPAASEPPPPSDCWRRVELGPGLELHIRSDAETPYANLIRRLIEQARRYEPSRRTAPSSHAEPVPRGAPQETKRGT, from the coding sequence TTGACCATTGAAGAGCTGGCCCAGCGCGCGGGCGTGCCCGTGCGCACCGTCCGTTACTACATCGCCGAGGGGATCATCCCTGGTGCTGAGTCCCGAGGGAAGGCTGCCGCGTATGGCCAGGAGCATTTGGTCAAGCTGCTCCTGGCCCGGAAGCTGGCCGAGCGGCGCGTGCTCCTCGCCGACATCAAGGATCAGCTCTGCCACCTGACCCTGGAAGAGGCCCAGGCCCTGCTAGAGAGCGAGGAGCAGCAGGAGCGAGCACTGCGCCCCTCGGGCGCCGCGTCCCCACGTGAATTCATCTCCTATCTGCTGGCCCGAGCGAGGGGCGGCGAAGGCGGCGAGCAGGCTCTTGGCGAAGGCCAGGTGGGTCACCCGCTCTCCCAGCGCGCCGTCAAGCCGCTGGCAAGGACCACGCCTGCTGCCTCTGAGCCGCCACCGCCGTCCGACTGTTGGCGTCGGGTGGAGTTGGGTCCGGGACTGGAATTGCACATCCGGTCCGACGCCGAAACACCTTACGCCAACCTCATCCGCCGCTTGATCGAGCAGGCCAGAAGGTACGAGCCATCCCGCCGAACCGCTCCCAGCTCTCACGCAGAACCCGTGCCCCGTGGGGCACCACAAGAAACAAAGAGGGGGACATAG
- a CDS encoding DNA polymerase III subunit has product MTLIGHQWALDYLKRQHQAGSLRQSYLFLGPPGVGKTTLALSLAMFLNCQSPDEGARPCGSCLPCRRITRNAHQDVAVVEPVGGNFGIEQVREVESDLPLSPQESHYKIRILTQFELATREAQNALLKTLEEPPPRVLLLLTATERDLLAPTIVSRCQVISLRPVAASEIGDELVRRGLAPEEAAVLAAQAAGRPGWAIRALEDPQVQQRREQALASAADLPHRRRAERLRYSELWGREPREAVLEALDVWRLWWHDQMLACAGARGGYLLPEAERPAPLPGLSPCEAARVLAGVAEIETMIRRNVNLRLALSVLVLRLPGPPRPVPATHLPDARGR; this is encoded by the coding sequence GTGACCCTGATAGGCCATCAGTGGGCTCTCGACTACCTTAAGCGCCAGCACCAGGCCGGGAGCCTGCGCCAATCGTACTTGTTCCTGGGGCCGCCGGGGGTGGGCAAGACTACCCTGGCGCTCTCTCTAGCCATGTTTCTCAACTGCCAGTCTCCCGACGAGGGCGCGCGGCCCTGCGGTAGCTGCCTCCCCTGCCGCCGCATCACCCGGAACGCCCACCAGGACGTGGCAGTGGTGGAGCCGGTCGGCGGCAACTTCGGCATCGAGCAGGTCCGCGAAGTCGAGTCGGACTTGCCCTTGTCGCCTCAGGAAAGCCACTACAAGATCCGCATCCTCACCCAGTTCGAGCTAGCCACCCGGGAGGCACAGAACGCCCTCCTCAAGACCCTGGAGGAGCCTCCACCGCGCGTCCTCCTTCTCCTGACAGCCACCGAGCGCGACTTGCTCGCTCCCACCATCGTCTCTCGCTGCCAGGTCATCTCCCTGCGGCCAGTGGCGGCGTCCGAAATAGGGGACGAACTCGTACGGCGCGGCCTGGCCCCGGAGGAAGCGGCCGTTCTGGCAGCCCAGGCGGCCGGCCGGCCCGGATGGGCGATCCGGGCACTGGAGGATCCCCAGGTGCAGCAGCGTCGGGAGCAAGCTCTGGCTTCGGCGGCCGACTTGCCCCACAGACGCCGAGCGGAGAGGCTGCGCTACTCGGAATTGTGGGGGCGGGAACCTCGGGAAGCAGTCCTTGAGGCGCTGGACGTCTGGCGGCTATGGTGGCACGACCAGATGCTAGCCTGCGCCGGGGCCCGAGGGGGCTACCTCCTGCCTGAGGCGGAACGCCCGGCGCCTCTACCGGGGCTGTCGCCTTGCGAGGCGGCTCGCGTCCTGGCGGGGGTGGCCGAGATCGAGACTATGATCCGGCGCAATGTCAACCTGCGCCTGGCGCTCAGTGTCCTGGTGCTGCGGCTCCCCGGGCCGCCGCGTCCCGTGCCTGCCACCCATCTACCGGATGCTCGAGGACGATAG